TTGTGGAGTCATCTCTTCGTGCACTTGATGGAGATAGTGACGTCTATGAGTGTTCCTTTGTTCAGTCTGAACTCACAGACCTCCCGTTTTTCGCATCAAGGATTAAGCTTGGGAAACATGGTGTTGAGGCTTTGATCTCTTCTGATGTTCAAGGATTAACAGAATATGAGGAGAAAGCCTTGGAAGCTCTTAAGCCCGAGCTTAAGGGAAGCATAGAGAAGGGTGTAACTTTTGCAAATAAACAAACAGAGTCTGCTTGAAGTTCAATGTAGCATAATTATAAACCATGTAGTTCGAGGTAACAACAAAGGTCAGGGCGTATGTTCATCACCAAAACGGAATCATCTTCAGTTTTGTAGTTTGAACTAAGCTAAAAGACTGTTGAAAATTTGTGGTACTTTTTCGATTGGAAGGTTGAAGAGCTCAGAGCTGGATATATAACTTTGCCAGTGTTCAGGTAATAACAGAGGTCAGGGATATGTTCATCACCAAAACGAAATCATCTTCAGTTTTGTACTAAGCTAAAAGACTCTAGAAAATTTGTGGTACTAAGTTAATAACAATTGGTGTACAATTTTTGATTGCAGAACAATGTACAACATAATAACTTTGCCAATGTTCTTCAAACATGACttcgaaaaaaaaatcatgttcaTTTATTTGCATTTTCCAGTTTAGAAAACATGTCTAACTCTGGAAATGAAACAAGGTAGacatttataaaagttatcTAATTATCAGGGTCTTCTCTTTTCAATCAGCATTTCAACTTGGAAGTTTAATATGGTTGCATTTTCTGTTTTTTCGGATATTTTTATAAGAAACTTTCTTCAAATAGACAGTAACACACCCCAATCATGTATCTGCTGCGAACAATATAACATAGATGGTCAAAAAATTCTACCAAAAATCGTTACATGAACATCGACCTTCCCTAAAATGATGAAAGCGTGTACGATCTCTTATAACCACCTCTCTACTATAAACACCCGAAAGCACTTTTGCAAAATTGTGGCAATCAATACATATTCGCAGGTCCTTTGCCACTCTTATCTTCGTCCCAGGTGGAGTTGCTAGAACTCCAAAAGCCATGGCCAGTTTCTCACTATGAAGAGATAATCTTACTTCCTTTTCAGATGTTATTTCAGCAACATAACCGCCTATCTTCAACTGTTCCTCTATTTCATCCAACATCTCATAAACTTCATTAATTCGAGGATGCGAAGTATCATCGACTCTAAATTCATGTAATTTCCCTTTGAGTTCAATCGTACTGGTGCTTGGAGTCGTTTGGATCCCTTTCTCTTTCATAAGTTTCCTCAATTCTATTACTTTCTCCCAGTTTCCAGCAGATGAGTAAATATTCAAAAGCAAGATATAATCACCCGCTTCTTGAGCTTTCAGTTCAATCAAATGCCCAATGACTCGTTCTCCAAGTGTCACGTGGCCATTTACTTTGCAAGCTCCCAGCAGAGTTCTCCATATTGTTGGATCCGGTTTACATCTCATAGAAAAAATAAGCTCATACGCATCTTCAACCAAACCAACACGACCCATGAGATCAACCACACACCCATAGTGGTGAATATTAGGCACCACACCGAAATCTTTCATACAATCAAATATCACCCTTCCTTCATCAAGCAGCCCCGAATGACTGCAACCAGAAAGCAACGCTGTAAACGTTTGCTCATCTGGCTTGACACCCGCCCTCTCCATCTCCCCAAAAACATCAATCGCTTCCCTTCCACACCCATTACTCGCAAAACCTGAAATCATCGCAGTCCAAGAAACAACATCCTTATACGGTATTCCCTTAAACACTTCATAAGCCTTGTCCAGCTGCCCACACTTAGAATACATTGCTACAAGAGAATTACATACATTAACCGCACGATCATAACCACATTCTCTAACATATCCATGAACACGCTCACCGAACCCCAACGCACACAAATGACCACAAGCCTGAAGCAGCATCAAACAAGTAACATCATCCGGATCACACGCATTCCCCTTGCTCTGCATCAAATCAAACACACCCAACGCATCACGCGTCCTATTATTCTTAACATAACACGAAACTAACACGTTCCAGGCAACAACGTCTCTCacaggcatttcatcaaacaccttacaCGCATCCCCACAGTTCCCACAACCCGAataaaattccatcaaattagTCATCAAAACAGTATCAAAACACCCATCTCTCAATACCCTCCCATGAACCTGAAGCACACAAAAAACCAAACAACCCTTAACACAAGCCTTGACAACAAACGAACTCGATAACGGGTTAGGATGTACGTTTTTTCGCAACATATCGCGGTATACGTAAAACCCTCTTTCGGGGTGAAGGCTAATTGAATGAGCTTGGATGATTGTGTTGTAATGTGTGACATTTGGTTTCAAGATTTGGGAAAATATTTGGAGGGaatattttaagttttgaaatattgttgttgattttttcaaaaaagggATGGAAAATGTGGATTGTTGTAAAAGAGATGTGCGAATTAAGTGGGCATGGATTTGATGTAATTGGGTTGTTTGGTTTGTGGATTTATTAATGAGTGAGATTAGTGATTCCAAATGGGGTTGGTTTGTGAAATGACTAACAAAAGGAGAATTTGAAGAAATTGGTTTCATGGTTTTTCATCGGCCGAAAGAAAGTGTTTGTTTAATTGCAGACAATGAAACAGAGTTAAGAGTGGTTTGTCAGTTTGTTTCAGCAATTATGAATTTATTGAAagttgtaaagaaaaaaaaaagaaatatctaacataacacttaaaatcatatatatttaaaattataaacttttattacttaaatgtataaatatttaatattataatatcgtaaatctcgtTTCCAGTGTTTGACATAACTCTAAAATCTAGtacaataacaaaataaataccaGTTATATTGTATAAATCTACTTAATTCGGACTGTGACCCGTTTCGTTAATGTAGTAGTACCAAAATCGATTTTAGAGAGAACAATTTTGAAATCAAGATATTCAAATTAAATACCATGAGTTTGATATTCTATTGACTATCTTTTTTTAACGTTAATTAATTTTCTAACgacatgtttatatatatatatatatatatatatctaaccctactttcaaaataaactCATTTTGAAAACCTCAATCAACATTAGTACCAGTATTTTTCCAATTGCAAcgaatatttaattttaatgttcATCAAatcataaactttttttttgaaaggtgaaatTCGCTTGAAATTTCGTGTCACGATTCGATATCGGAAGGTCTAGCATATATTGTCTTAATCGGATCCGCATTAAAGAGCTTTCTCAAAGTAGAAATgactatttcaaatacccgatatggggaaaaccccctactaatccgtccgaaaCTAATAGTCAAATACccaattaactaatttaaatttttttttttttgaaaggtaaattTCGGGAAACTTCGTATGCGATTCGACAATGGGAGGTTTATCATACGTTATCTTAACCGGGTTCGTGCTAGAGAGTTGCCTCGAATtaaaaatgcctatttcaaatacctgatGGGAAAAAAACCCTCTACTAATCCGCCCAAAGACACGACCATTAACAGGGGTAAACTCTGTTCCCTCCGACTTGAACCTGAGAATATCCAAACCAAGCCCTCATAAAAGGGGTTTAATTCATATGTCCTCCCCAAgacttgaacacaagacctcatgTAAGGGGTGATCATTCAACCATTAAGATAAAGCTCAAAAacaactaatttaaatatataataaatgtcATTTTAATTGACACTCTACTAGGAACTACTAGTGTATGTCCTAATAAATATCCCTTTCAGTTATTTATTCAAAAAAGTAACACTTAACTAGTTAAAAGCTACTGTTAGTAGTTAATTTAttaggggggagggagccgaagAGGAGATGGCTGCGAGATGGAAGCGAGCTGCGGAGGTTCGAGCGAGTTCCGGTTGCCACCAACGCGAGATGGAAGCGAGCTGCAGGGCGCGAGCTAGGAGCTCGCAAGAGGTTGAAGAAAGCATGTGTCATCAGGGACTAAAGGTGCCAAATTTTGAAACCTATAGTGACCGTTGGGGGGGACTAAAGGTGGAAGAAAGATGGAGCTAGGGACCTAAAGTGAcaagttgatgaaagttatttttttttattttcttatttatattacccatttaaacttccaaaaacacaacacacactccaTATAAATTcctaaaatgacattttatttattaaaataatacattacaatataattaaaactacTTAAACTAATTTAAAAGTACTTAATATTACAACATATTaaacacttattttttttgttcgtaAACTGCTTCGGCATTTATGATCAAATGGTTTAAGTTGATGGCCGCACCAGTAAGTTCTTCCATAGTTTTTTCAATCTTGTCGATCTtaccctgcaaataagtaaagtattgacactcaagattAGTACAATGCccggtttgtatataatcgTTTTCTTTTTTACACCATTGCCTCTTCGCCTTTAGTTTTCGAGGATATCggccatgatactgtcattcacttgatcgacagtcattggtggttttcggttaggggcatttgatgaagaagccatttcagATATATAGAAGTTTGAGTTTTGATCTGAAATCTTTTATAAGGTCCCAGTATTTATAGGTAGATTACAAAGTCACTCACTCATTCTAACCAAATGgcgtcctcatcatcaaaaCACAATCACCGACCTCATTTgaccgaagatgagatgaaaacatgAATCAAGGTcgatatcaaagaggacacccttcTTCAAACTGATCTCTCCAGGGTCCTGGGTTACCTACGCAAGAAAAGACGAAAATGCGAGCAACATGTTGCTATTATAGAAGCACCAGGCCGCAAGGTCTCGaagcacgaagagacatattctttGTTTCTGCAGGATGAGATCAAGAGGGTCAAGGGGGTGGTCAATGATGTTTTTCAGGCgggtcacacgttgggtgaccaatgcacttgggccgaatTGTACCACAACAATTGCGGGGAAGACAAAACAACGAATGAATTCAAATGCCCggaacacgacaagtggtggctcaaCGAACGCGCTTACCGTGGATTAGGAAATATGTCAATCAAGGAAGATGAGAATGAAGAGTAGTTATGTTTTTTTGTAAGTTATgcattgtgtgtttttattacgtacgtgtgtgtttttacttttaaaatgtaatgtttttaaatcttatgtaatatttggttattaataaaagatataaattaaaaaggtgtaacaccccaaagattttaaggtaaaagaaattaacccctttttatagttttgacattaaattaatttcctagtattttatatttggttttggggttaatttagttggaactttaacggatagcgggtattttaaTACCAAGAAACTAGATGGgacgtggcatctccaaagaGTGCCAACCCTCCTTTTCTTTTGAGTCATCTTCCATTacactttttcttcttcttctccttcattTTCATGCATTCTTCTTAACTCTTCCAAAATCAAGCCTCATCCTCTCTAATTCaagaataaaaatcataatattcaTCACCATCAGTTCTTATCAAACAAGattgaaaagctagggtttgtgggttttgtgtggtggtggccgaaaactTCAAAGAAGAAAGGGGAAAAGAGGATTTTCAATTTAAGTCTTAAATTAGCTCATtgaatcttgaggtattgaattcccttaaattagtttttatctttcttttgaagtTAGGGTTCATGGaatgaaccaatttgggggtttttgatagaatatgaattatggttaattttctcaattccttagttaacctagttgtcattgagtaatgtgatgtgtttgattatgaaaattgataagttcatgtgaaaatcttagttaatgagaaaagatgaaatttttctagttattgaaatgtgggtgaaaatggtaggttgaactacctaatgttatagttaaagatgaaagtaactcaatgacaaatgggttgggttttgggtttagaaaaggctagtgattgtgaatggctaggttgaactagtctaGTTGTGAaggtaagcttatgcattttacgatatgattttaggttgaagcttgtttgtGATTGTTGTTTAGCGTTATtctctttgttgcggaggaggtgagtatatttgcatacccttatgtctacgttgggtcaattaccatgagatgtgaatattccaagcatggtaattgatttggcacGAAGCCCATgcggggcattgtttatgaggcctaagaacctccggggcctaagaatcccgatagtcatgattgttatgattgtttagcttatatggatccatatatgtattgtttgtgtgcaaggtgaatatgtaaatgtaacatgacgatgccataggttacatgtgaaagtccttgtactatgccctccttcgtattcgtaaatgtatgcaagtatattcactaagcctttgcttatattttagttgttaacccttttataggtagttccggaagaaggaactagtgtgttgatttgaaagaattgaatagagcttgaagttgacTTTTGCAAGACATTTGAAGGTATCAGGTCATTCTTGGATGAATGACACACTTTTGGCTTTAGAGGCTTAGAAATCCCTCTccctttggctcttggtacattctAATTTGTTGGTCATGCTTTTGTTAAAATGTGTATGAATGATCAAGTGTAAAGTCTTAGCACATTGTGAAGTTGCACTTTGGACGAAAATagcgtcaaaatgggtaaatgacccattgagGGTGTTCGTGGGTTTTGAAACTAGTTGATGTTGtaattttgttcaaaatatgTCCATATTGTTCTTGGTCATCTTTGAAATGCGTTTTACGAAGTTCATGTTGAATTGTGAAGATTGCAAGTTTGTTCAAGTGTTGAAATGGTTTAGAGTTGCTGATCAGGTGGctcattgcggcgcagtgggggtggttttgcccactgcggcgcagtggaatcccacgtaAACAATTTCTGtttctcccactgcggcgcagtgggggtgtgtcaaacccactgcggcgcagtggggtattATCTCTTTCAGGGCCGAGGTTTTCCACTCCGGCGCCGTGGGGAGTGctcaacccactgcggcgcagtggggtgtaaaaaaaaaaaatcttggtgttttcggtttatcgagtcgggTCCTTTCaaaagggttagttatgtaaaatctataatgttaaggataaattattaaaatgtgaataaaaggttgggagtttcagttgccactaaaaaaaggttgaaaaaaggttggaaagttgaaatgaggtggagtaatttgattggttatttGAAGGGAGATAAAAAGGCTGAGGCTTTCGGCTCCCTCCACTCTTAGCATTCAAACTCTCTATCTCCTATAATATTGACTAttgggtatatatattttttgaaggACAATCTCCTTTCACATTATTTTCTCatatacattatacatttaGTCCTTAACGTTTAAAGTGGTTATTTTTTAGGAGACACATCTCGAATTGTATTTCATTTTACCATACAATGATGGATGTCACTTAGATTATTCTATATTTTTATGATTGGGTTCATGCTATATCAAAGGCTCAGCGTGACAATATGACAtctcccaaaaaaaaaaaaaacagataaacATATCACCAGGATTAAAGCAATAGCGTGTGGAAAGTAACTACTCACTGCtgtttttttatggtttttgtgTCTTAATATATCGACAGTGCATAAGGGAATTTAAGATAAACAGATCTTACCTCTACTTCAGTAATTAAAGAGGCTGTATTTAGGTTCTACTTAAATGATATGAAGAAATCTTCAATATTTTTACATGAGATAAGGATTGAATCTCTAACCGGACGTTTATCACTGATTCAAATCACGCTCTTTAGGACAATAGCATGTGGGTAAAGTGCAAATGCAACCACCAATTGTGTTGACATCATTTGCGACGTATAAAGTGGTTGAAAACCATAAATCATTAacattgattaaaaaaatacgtATTAGAATAATAAAGAATAAAGTTTTCATACCCATGCCTTGATTCACACCCCTAACACCCACAATCTAAGTTAGGGTTTCCAAACACTAGAACTAAAAGAAAAGCACTGGATTCGAAAGAAACATAGTGGAAGGAGGCATAGATATATGGTAGACAGGTGACAAGTGTCATAATGCTTAAGCATGGTTTATTCTTTAGACAAGTGTCATAATGTTTGATCATGGTTTATTCTttagatgataataataaaatgcaTATGTAAGAATTATAACAGCGCATTtgtaatctttttatatataaaataaaatatatgtccGTACAAcattgtaaaaaatatatatatttcatcgTCTCATATTAAATATTCAATTTCGACTTGTCAAATTTTTTCCCTTTAacacaaatcgtccctgtcaTGGTACTCAGCTTGCAGGTTaatttcatccctaactttcatacagttttaatccaaaaaactttgctccgtcaacCGTTTTAGTCCTGGCCATAAACGTCCATTTAAAACCAAGTCACGTGATTCACACATGATGGGTAATCTCGTATATTGGCTTAACAATAcccagagttaattacagaaatcatCCATGTTGTAGACGGTCACTTGCAACTTTCATCCTAAATTTCATCTTAAATTGGCTTAACAATACCCAGAATTAATTTACGACAGGGATGAAACtcttgtttgtattatatagtagttgatgaaaggTATTTCAATGAAAAGTATATgtaaactcaatccattcatatattttatatgaagtgctatataatataaacaaaagttttacggtcaaagttgaaagcaTAAACTTGACAAGTTAAAAATTAGACATTTAATATATGACGAATGAAGTACATACTAGTGGTGATATAATTGATTAATTTGGTATgtttaacattattattattatgttaacgtataatacttattttctaaaaaatctCAAATTTTTAATCTATCATGTGTCTATACCaaagttttaaatatttataaaccaAACAATTGCATGATTGGTTTATGTACTGTAAAACCCAACCAAAGTTGTACGGACTTATTAATTTCACATGGGAAGTTTCCTAGACTATAAAGCATCATGTTTATGTACTTTCATCTTGTATACTTGCTTCCCTTGAAAAAGCCAACCTCTCACGTTCTCTTTTCGATTTCCGTTTTGTCTGAAGATAATTAAAGATGGGATTATGCTTGCTAGATATGTTTAAAGATATTTCTCAATATCTTTTAAGAATCATTACAAAGAACGTTACTATTTTGACAAgttcattgatcaaatgttaAAGATCGATCGAGTGTAGGATATGATATTGGGATGATTTAGTTACATTTTCTCAAGAATCAAAGAAAATATGGAACTGCAAGGAATTTGGGCCTTATAGCTTGGGAAACCATTTCGTGGGATCTaactagaaaatgaaatacatCTAAACATACAACgtatgatataaataaaatacactgtTTATCATGAAAAGTGTGTATATACAACATTattgaaattaataaattattagaacTAGAAGTTTTATACCATGTGTTGCGGGATCTCAATTGTCCTGCTGAAACGGTAACACCATTTTAATATGTTTGCATTGAAATTTTGATTGCTTAATTACTATCAagaatatgtttgtttaaaagtgtggaaaaaaaactaaaggTAACCCGTAGTAAAAACCCaaacgggatgtgatatgacaaaaatatcaatatattagtttagaATTCAAGTAAGTGCGATGTAGCAAAATGCAAGTGGTACAAAGTATGCCACAAAAAGGTTGGAGGACTCAAAAGGAacaaaagtgtgaaaaaaccaaaaagtaactataaagaaaaatttgaaaagaatgTGATGTGAAAAAAATCCGAATAGTGGTACGGGGTGTGACATGCGCGAATAACAACTCGCCACGCATGTGAGTTGGTATTCAAAAAATATCTATgaaaaaaaactagaaaaacTGAAAGATGATAACATCAATATATTAGTTCAAAATTCAAACAGATGCAATGTAGTAAACTGCAATTAGTGGTACGGGGTGTGCCAAAAAAAAGTTGGATGACTTAAAAGggaaaaagtgtgaaaaaaacataaaaataacccgtaaaaaaaatccaaaaaggatgcgatgtggcaaaatccaaataCTGATACAGAGTGTGATATGAACAAATAGCAAATCGCCATGCATGCGATTTGTTATTCAccaaaaatctggaaaaaaaaaaaaaccttaaccATTAAAAATGCAAACAAAATTCAATATTGCAAAAGTCAAATAGTGATGCGGGTTATAAAATCATTATTCAGTAGAACAGCGGCACATAGCGGTGGCACACTGGCACTATTCATTAACTTGACAATTAATGATACTATAATTATAATACCAAACTTTCACTTTTTTTGTGTCGTCttgattgaaaaatatatatcttatcttaCAAGTCGACAAACTAATTTAGTTTTATGTTTCGTCAAATTGTGTTGTTCTTCAAAACATATTGACAACATTATTTGGATCGGATCATATTTAGTTGTTGGGCTAACATCTTAAACGGTAAAAACACAACACTCAAAAgtctgtttttattttgttgtcctCATAACCTTTTGGATCATATGGTAAACGTACGCACTTAGAATGTGAAATTAACTAAAGAAAGAGACTCATGGATGAAATAATGACTTTTTTCCCCCAAATTTAGTGGCGGGATTGATAGGTCTATACACCCgtatctttttcttcttcttttttttaactgcAAGTAGAAGCCAAGATTTGGACCCTTATTTTCTACATATCCATATATAAATTAGTTACAACTAATTTCATTTTTGGACATTATATCATTACATTTTTTCACATTTGGTGCAAACTTTTCAAAATTCGAATTTTTGGTGCCAAAAGAATGATTTTTTGCATGAATTGTCCAAACTCCAATGTCCATCCATAGGATGCTCATGTCCATGTTACGTGAGGGATAGTTCTGGATTTTAAAGCTTACCCAACCCATTATGTTAACCCCTTCCACCCATGCTCTTTACATCCAAACACATTTGTTGTCGCATTTCAGATCCCTATGGTAtgcaaacaactaaaatatttaaaatatgctCAATATACTTCAATCATCCACCAATCCAGGCTTTATATGTTGTAACCGTAATctaaatataacttttaaaccTATAATGATTCAGACGTTGTGGTTtattaggggcaagggtgtagagCCAAGCATTTGCAACTTGGcaagttttggaaaattttcatCCAGTAAGGAAGCGCCAGGTGTACAAGCCAACAACTAGCCAATACTTGCCAATTTGTTTCCAAAAAGTGTGGTGTGGGTGTCAATTCTTGCCAGTTTGTCAATTTGATATTTACCAAACAAACCCTAAAGTTTCATTAAACGTAAAAACaacaatacaactaaataaaacattacatttatttaaa
The Erigeron canadensis isolate Cc75 chromosome 2, C_canadensis_v1, whole genome shotgun sequence DNA segment above includes these coding regions:
- the LOC122586740 gene encoding pentatricopeptide repeat-containing protein At3g47530; this encodes MKPISSNSPFVSHFTNQPHLESLISLINKSTNQTTQLHQIHAHLIRTSLLQQSTFSIPFLKKSTTIFQNLKYSLQIFSQILKPNVTHYNTIIQAHSISLHPERGFYVYRDMLRKNVHPNPLSSSFVVKACVKGCLVFCVLQVHGRVLRDGCFDTVLMTNLMEFYSGCGNCGDACKVFDEMPVRDVVAWNVLVSCYVKNNRTRDALGVFDLMQSKGNACDPDDVTCLMLLQACGHLCALGFGERVHGYVRECGYDRAVNVCNSLVAMYSKCGQLDKAYEVFKGIPYKDVVSWTAMISGFASNGCGREAIDVFGEMERAGVKPDEQTFTALLSGCSHSGLLDEGRVIFDCMKDFGVVPNIHHYGCVVDLMGRVGLVEDAYELIFSMRCKPDPTIWRTLLGACKVNGHVTLGERVIGHLIELKAQEAGDYILLLNIYSSAGNWEKVIELRKLMKEKGIQTTPSTSTIELKGKLHEFRVDDTSHPRINEVYEMLDEIEEQLKIGGYVAEITSEKEVRLSLHSEKLAMAFGVLATPPGTKIRVAKDLRICIDCHNFAKVLSGVYSREVVIRDRTRFHHFREGRCSCNDFW